The following DNA comes from Halorhabdus tiamatea SARL4B.
AGCGCTGTACGTCGTTCCGTGGTGAGCACGGTACTTGGCGACGCCAGACAGCGGCCAATTCAGTCGTCGGCCACGTCCGGCCCGTCGATGACGGGGCGTGCGATTTCACGGTCTGTGGCCTCGCCGTCGATATCGTAGGGGTACTCGCCGGTGACACAGCCGAGACAGAGATCCTCGCGGGCAGTCCCGAGCGTCTCGGAGATGGCGTCGATCGAGAGGTACGACAGGCTGTCGGCCCCGATCGTCTCGCGGATCTCCTCGATCGAGCGGTCGCCGGCGATGAGTTCGTCACGAGACGCCATGTCGATCCCCATGTAACACGGAGCGACGATCGGCGGCGAGCCGATCCGGAGGTGAATCTCCTCGGCTCCGGCGTCCCGGAGGAGATCGAGCAGTTGCGTCGAAGTCGTCCCGCGGACGATCGAGTCGTCGATCAGCGTGACGCTTTTGCCCTCGATCGTGTTCTTGATCGGGTTGAGTTTCAGTCGGACGGCCCGTTCACGCTCGTCCTGGGTCGGCATGATGAACGTCCGGCCGACGTATCGGTTCTTCATCAGGCCCTCGGCGAACTCGACGTCCTCGGCAGCGGCCGCATACCCGGAGGCGAAGGCCCGCCCCGAGTCAGGGACCGGAAGGACGACGTCGGTGTCGATGCCGGACTCCTCGTAGAGCTTCCGCCCGAGTTCTCGTCGGGTGTCGTAGACGAGTTTCCCGTCGATCTCGGAGTCGGGACGGGCAAAGTAGACGTGCTCGAAAAAGCAGTGGGCCGTCCGGTCGTTCTCGACGAGTTGATAGGAGTCGTACCCGGCTCCGTCCGGTTGGAGAACGATGAGTTCGCCCGGTCGAACGTCCCGGATCACTTCGCCATCGAGGGTATCGACCGCGGACGATTCCGATGCGATGACGTACCCGTCCTCGACTTTGCCGAGACACAGCGGCCGATTGCCTTCCGGATCACGAAGGCCGAGGACGGTGTCGTCGTGGGTGATCGTCAGCGAATACGAGCCGTGGATGCGTTGCATCGTCCGCTTGACCGCCCGGACCAGATCCGCCTCGAGGAGGTTGCGCGCGAGGTCGTGGGCGATGACCTCCGTGTCACCGTCCGAGGTGAACGCGTGGCCGAGTTCCGCGAGCTCGTCGCGAACGTCGTCGGCGTTGACGAGGTTGCCGTTGTGACTCAGCGCGAGCGAGCCACTCTTAAACGAGACAGTGAATGGCTGGGCACAGCTCGAATCGACACTCCCGGCGGTCGGATACCGAACGTGGCCGATCCCGACCGATCCGTTGAGCGCGTCGATGTCGTCGGGACCGAAGACGTCACCCACCAGTCCCATCCCGATGTGGCTGTACTGCTGGAAGCCGTCGTGGGTCACGATCCCGGCCGATTCCTGGCCGCGATGCTGAAGCGCGTAGAGAGAATAGTAAATCGGGCGTGCGGCCTCACGGTTCTGCAAGGAAATGCCGACTACGCCGCACTTCTCGTCCATCGATCGGGTTATTCGCCGGCCTTCTCTTGCCAGGCGTAGTCGCGGCGCTTGGCGGACTTCCCGAAGCCACACGACGCACAGACGCCTTTCGTGACGTGATAGGACTTCTCGCCACACCGTCGGCACTTGACGTGGGTCGTCTTGTTCTTCTTGCCCTGGCTCGCAGTTCCTTTCCCAGTCATAGGTGTATCGAGACGACGTTGTCGCCGCGTATAATCGTTGTGTCTTCGTCCGCCGACAGCACCAGATTCAGATGCTGGTCGTACCCGGAGAGTTCGCCCTCGAGAACCTCGCCGTCCTTCAAATCGACCGCGACTACCGACCCGATCGCGTCCTCGAGCACGTCATGCGGTTGATCACTCATACGGAAATGAGACGGCGATGGCCTGATAAACGTATCGACTCCCCGGAATGGTCGTCAGTGGTACGCTGTCGTCCTGCACCGCGATTACGCCCCGTCGCCCGCCTCGAAGTCCACGCCGAAGGGCGCAAATGACTCGGCGGTGACGGCGAACGCACCGAGTAGCGCCGCGGCATCCGTCAGATCCTCGGTGTCGATCACTTCGACGGGGGTGTGCATGTAACGGTTTGGGAGCCCGAGATTGACCGACGGGATCCCGCCACGCTGGGTGTAGAACGCGTCGGCGTCGGTCCCGGTCTGGATGCCAGTCGCTTCGAGTTGGACGTCGAGACCCTCCTCGTCGGCGACCGAGCGGAGTGACTCGACGAGTCGCGGGTGGTTCACACTGCCGCGCGCGACGACCGGCCCGCCGCCGAGTTCGACGTCGCTGGATCGCTTGCCCGGCACGTCGGGTGTGTCGGTCGCGTGCGTGACGTCGACCGCAACGACGGCGTCGGGATCGAGGTCGAACCCGACCATCTTCGCACCCTGGAGACCGAGTTCTTCCTGGACGGTGCTCACAGCGTAGACCGTCGCCGCCGCGTCGGCCTCGCTGGCTCGACGCAGCGCCTCGGCGGCCGTCCAGATCCCGACGCTGTTGTCCATCCCACGGGCCGACAGGCGCGTCCCCGCGAGCGAGTGCAGCCCCGAGGTGAACGTCACCGAATCGCCGATCTCGACGCGGTCGCGTGCGGCTTCTCCGTCTGAAACACCGATGTCGACGTGCTGTTCGGCGACGTCCGCAACCGCGTCCTCGTCGCGATCACGCAGGTGGATCGCCGTCTGGCCGACGACACCGGAGACGGGGCCGTCGTCGGTGTGAACGGTAACGTGTTGGCCGCGAGTGACCGTCCGATCGGACCCGCCGATACGCGACAGTCGGAGATAGCCGTCCTCGGTAATGTCACGGACCATGAAGCCGATCTCGTCGCCGTGGCCGGCGATCGCGATCTCGCACTCGCCGTCGCCCTCGTGGACCGCGACGGCGTTGCCGTAGTCGTCGGTACGGATCTCGTCGGCGAACTGCGAGACATACTCGATCCAGACCTGCTGGCTCGAGCGTTCGAACCCCGACGGGCTCGCGGTATCGAGCAACGACTCCAGA
Coding sequences within:
- a CDS encoding 50S ribosomal protein L37e, with amino-acid sequence MTGKGTASQGKKNKTTHVKCRRCGEKSYHVTKGVCASCGFGKSAKRRDYAWQEKAGE
- the purF gene encoding amidophosphoribosyltransferase, producing the protein MDEKCGVVGISLQNREAARPIYYSLYALQHRGQESAGIVTHDGFQQYSHIGMGLVGDVFGPDDIDALNGSVGIGHVRYPTAGSVDSSCAQPFTVSFKSGSLALSHNGNLVNADDVRDELAELGHAFTSDGDTEVIAHDLARNLLEADLVRAVKRTMQRIHGSYSLTITHDDTVLGLRDPEGNRPLCLGKVEDGYVIASESSAVDTLDGEVIRDVRPGELIVLQPDGAGYDSYQLVENDRTAHCFFEHVYFARPDSEIDGKLVYDTRRELGRKLYEESGIDTDVVLPVPDSGRAFASGYAAAAEDVEFAEGLMKNRYVGRTFIMPTQDERERAVRLKLNPIKNTIEGKSVTLIDDSIVRGTTSTQLLDLLRDAGAEEIHLRIGSPPIVAPCYMGIDMASRDELIAGDRSIEEIRETIGADSLSYLSIDAISETLGTAREDLCLGCVTGEYPYDIDGEATDREIARPVIDGPDVADD
- a CDS encoding M20/M25/M40 family metallo-hydrolase, yielding MDDTRRDFLESLLDTASPSGFERSSQQVWIEYVSQFADEIRTDDYGNAVAVHEGDGECEIAIAGHGDEIGFMVRDITEDGYLRLSRIGGSDRTVTRGQHVTVHTDDGPVSGVVGQTAIHLRDRDEDAVADVAEQHVDIGVSDGEAARDRVEIGDSVTFTSGLHSLAGTRLSARGMDNSVGIWTAAEALRRASEADAAATVYAVSTVQEELGLQGAKMVGFDLDPDAVVAVDVTHATDTPDVPGKRSSDVELGGGPVVARGSVNHPRLVESLRSVADEEGLDVQLEATGIQTGTDADAFYTQRGGIPSVNLGLPNRYMHTPVEVIDTEDLTDAAALLGAFAVTAESFAPFGVDFEAGDGA
- a CDS encoding LSM domain-containing protein, producing MSDQPHDVLEDAIGSVVAVDLKDGEVLEGELSGYDQHLNLVLSADEDTTIIRGDNVVSIHL